The Populus alba chromosome 13, ASM523922v2, whole genome shotgun sequence genome contains the following window.
ttttaattataacccTATGTTTTCTGTGTGTCGTACGTTAGTTATCAGGATTGGATTTCTGCAATATTTACGTGTGACGTACGTTAGTCATTAGGAttggtaacaatttttttttaactagtttgtAACAATTAGGCTTTCTCCAATATTTATATTCAAacaatgtctttgttttttaattaaaaaaatttatgatattctAAAAACAATGCATTCTTTTCTTATactaaaaattagtttaaaatttcACTCGCTGTGGAAAACTTGTAACAAACtagttgatttttataaaatttaaattttgtctAGTTATAAAATTCAACCCAAGATAAAAGCTGGGGTGATAGGTTAGGAAGATCCAACAAGATAAAGTCTAGATTTTTTGCTAAAAggatcaaaacaaagttttttgatcaaattattaaaaaaaaaaaaaaaaaaaaaaaccaatgagtTGTAGGCCAAACTGGGATTTACAACTATGGATTTAACTTCTTTCTTTAATCAAAGGGTTTGAACTTGAATATCTACCATTGGTGTGGATTTGGATTTGAAGTGATACTTGAAAACGAAGAGGGAATTAcataataatcttataaaattcaaataccaaaaaatattaacaattaaattaattaaaattcattaattaaaccccaCTTACGTAATACATGAGATACACATCCAACTAAATTTGCTTTCAATGAAGGGATTTTGTAAGACTATCACGTACTCTATAGATATAGGGCTTTGGTGAAAAAAGCATGGATTGTCAAGGAGTAGCATTCAATTTTTAAACATCCTACCTACGGTAGTTCTTACTTGTTTGTCAAACagattaactatatatatatatatatatatatatatataaacatcaatCAAGGCACCGATCAATTCATAAAGCACCTTTTCCACTAAATTaggtgatgaaattgaaataggAGGCCAGACCAGTCTGCTCAAGCAACTTCTTGTCGTCTTCCTTAACTCCCTCCCCAAAAATTTCTTTGGAAAATACATCATCAGGGACACCTGTAAACCCAGAATCCCATAGATCTTAATGAATTAGGTAGGCCGACAACTGATTTGCAATAGCATGATCTTGCACCCGAAGTGGAAACTTTATACACATAGATAAGTGTTCCCTCATAACAATGTTCTTTGCCCGTTCAATTGAGACAGTTTCCATAGTAATCTGACAGCAACTTTCCGAGATATCATCTACCCAGATGATACCAGGGTGGTGATACTCACGTCATACTACCGATATCGGTTAAATCATTGGATTCcaatatagaaaaaatgacACCTTAAATTCAAATCTAAGAAGACAATTGACACCTGCCTGAATCAACAGCATGAGTACaccaaaagaaaattaatttgaagcaaataaaaagaagcaatttttttcaaaaatacttttaaaattcaaaaacaaatagagcCAAATTAAAGTAGAATACATCAAATTTTGACTTCCAGACAGGACTTTTCAGGTTCACCGATGTGCACGCAACATTAAGTAAAAAGTAACAAAAGATACATTGCAAAAAAGAATACATAAAGAGAACAAAGACACAAACCTGTTCTGtgtaaaaattgaaagaatatcCAAATAAATTGTGAAAATCTGGCACAAAATTTCCAAAACCGCTCAAACAGAACTGGCTGGCCACGATGGAGGCTGACAACAATCTGGCAGGGAAATCTCATGGTAAACTACGAGTCCAAAGAGAGCATCAGTGCAGAGCTTGAACAATCCATTCAACTCTTTCGTTGTTGACAAGTAGCGCAGAAATTCCAGATCAGATGCAGCTCCCAAAGCTGAAGCAAAATACCTGCTGATCAGGGGAAACACATAAAGCAAAACACACTTTATATTTGAGCTATCTGCTGATTCAACGCCTGAAATGACTTGATTTTTGACTCGCAAATATTAAGAAACTGGGACAATAATGCAGAGTCCCCGGTCACAATCTTCCTTGCAACATCAAGGGGACTCCATGTCTTCAATTCTTGGGAGATCCGATCACCAAGTTCAGCCTCATTTATTGATGGAATTAAACTTTCCAGAACATGGAAAACACGCCCAGGCCCTTCATCTTGTTCCTTTTTCCTAAGAGAGGAAAGTATAATTTCCACACTCTCATTCTCTGGTCTGTCAATCTGACCTCTGATCCATTTTGCAACCTCCTTAACTATATCACATAAAGACTGGATTGAATCCCTAATGTCATTAAACACCAGAGATGAATGCTGGTCCACAGGCccacctttcttctttttctttccagaTGGAAGAGATGATCGAACACAAGATTGAATCACAAGACCATGCCAGGCCAATGGCTCTGTAACCAATTGCACTAAAATTGGAAGATCAACCCTTGGCGAGCAAATAAGAGACTCCATGGATTTGATCTTCTCTGAAATATATTTCACCAGCAAAGTATCCACTACATACCAAATACCACGACCATGCTGATCACCGTTAGGCTGTAAGGGCTCGTGGGAATTCAAATTCCAAGCATTCAAAAAGACAGCAAAGTTTATCCAGTCAATCTCGTCTGAACCAAAAGCCTGTgtcaaatccaaaaattaaaatgcatccAAGTTCTTGTGGTATTTAAGTGATCCATATTGGGCGACTTGAATAAAAGCAAGCTAGTGATCACCAGTAACTAATCTTTTTTAAAGATgacaattttaacaaaaagcaCATGCTTTATAAGATATATTAACTTGGTGTGCATCTAAAGGAATGGAAAAACGATAAAGACAACCTGCCTAACACAGAAATGCTTTCACACTTACAACAATGTGTCTCATACCTATAGCACCTCATCTGAATGTGAATCAGAATTATACCAACCACATCAACAagaatatcatgaaaaataatagagaGCAGTAAGAAAAGGCAAGGAATAAGATTGACAGCACAAGTATACCTCAAAGGATTTTACACCACTGGAAACACCCATAACCACTTCAACTGCATCACTTAAAGAAAAGCCTAACATCTTTGCATGGCGCTCAAGCAAAAACTTAAACTCTGAGGAGATTTTTGACCCAGATATGGACCCATTTTCTTCAACACTCTCCTTAAGTGATGCTGAAGCACTGTGAATAGACAGATAAATCATCCGAGGGAGAAGGGATTTCTTTTCAATAACTCCACGCACATTTTCttccctttcctttgtctatattcaagtaaaaaaaaaaaaaaacataaagggcATTAGGAACACACAGAAAGTCCATTAAGTATATGGATTGCTATTGCCAAATATTACATACAAAAGCAAATCAATGAATGAAGTTCCTTACCAAGTTTTCCTTGGGACAATATGATACTCCTTCAAATGGACCTGGGAAATCAATTGTTTCAACATACAAGAGAATTCATAGAGAGACAGGAAATAAGAAAACACCACTGTTACCCAAACCATCATAGCTTCTTCAATGCCACTGAACATAATGTGGTTTTAGAGATGTAGTTATTAAGAAACAAAGACCACATGACTAACCTAAGAGATAATTTTTCTCTGTAGTTGGTGTCCACCAAGGCCGTGATTGGAAATCTTCATTGAATGTCAAGGTTTTGGATCCAATCTCATTGGAGAGCTCAACAAAGTGAACCCCGCCATTCAAGTTTTCAAGAACAACCTGAAAGACAGCATATTCATCAGACACAAAGGTATGGTATTGAAACAGATAAAAGTGGTACAtacctcttcttcttcaatgtTATCTGCCTTTTGTTTTAGCTGTAGAATGGGTGTCTCAACCCTTGCTACTAAATACTGATTAGATCGTTGCAATCGCTCCTTGAATTGAACAAACTCTATTACCTGAAATACAAAGAAACAGGATTGTCTTGAATCTTGATTACACAAATCTATTTCAATACCATATCCCCTTCAATATAAGGGCATGTTACCAGATTTATTGGGAGAAAGAAAGGTACAGAACAAATGTTTTAGAAGGATAAAGGCAATGACCAAAAAGTGCAGAAAGCAGTCATCCACAGGTAGACAATAGAATCAAGTAATTGGAAAGATAGCCACACGCAATGAACTGGCTAACAATTCCAGGAACATCTaagattcattttaaaaaagaaactcgccttaaatttttaacacagaacaaaaataattatattgataatGTGGCATACTTTAGAATAGTTTCTGTGGCGATAAGCAAGGAATGTCAGATCTGCAGATTCCCTGAAGTGGTCATCCATAAACCTGAGATAATCTTTCAGCAGATTATTTAAATCCCCCCAAAGAGGAGATACCAACATCTGCGGCAAGATGTGATGAGAAACAGTTTCCATCAGAATATTCTTCACGTCCAAAGATTTATACCTACACAGAGATTTAGAGAGCTGCTTTAGACCTTAGGAAAACCAAAGTGATTTGATGAGTATAAAAGGGGGGAAGAATAACCAAGTGGCTAGACAGAATTTGAAATACAAACCAAAAGGTAACTTAATTTCATCAACTAACAatgtgaaatatatattaacgtATGTTACCACTCATAAGCTAATGAAATTGCACCCAGGTGTGAATACAAGTGTAGCAACAAGATCTTGTACTGCCATATATATCTGCCAAATACgaccaaacacaaaaattagtTTCAAGAATGTGAAGTTCCCAACACAGCAAACAGTTTCCAGAAGAAAACAAATGGTTTCGCATGCATAGCACTTGTATCCACTAATCCTTTATTTGTTTTCCTCCAAAACACTCAATACATGCTTTCTTCTCATTCATCAAGCAGAATTTCTAGTGCCAATTAAATGTGTTCAAGGTGGCACAGATGTAATATAACCCACCCCCACCAAAGCCTAAATCATTATAAAGATTTGGAACTCTTAAAATGCCATGTTTGAAATTACAATACAATATCAGCAGTGAAAAAATATCTTACCTTCGAATAGTCAGGCCAAACTCCAAAACCATAATTGCCTCTATGAAGTAGCCAAGATGTCTTGTACGCCAGAAtagctatttaaaaagaaagggaaagaaaaaacaaaaaaaaaaatgcaatgaatatatatatgagcATAACCTCAAAGAGAACAATACAGTAGTcagttaaataaagaaaatcttgTAACTAGCAAACCAATTCATGAAACAAGTTCTGGAATAATGCAAGAGCACGCCCGCACACACACTAACCTAGACATCAACTTTTAGCAGTGTCACCTCCATAATTAGGCAACAACGAGGTAATGAGCATCAGAGTATACACTTCTTAAGAACAAGATAGGATCATGTCAAAATATCCCACAACAAAAATTTTCTTAAGTCAAATAACCAATATTTCATGGACTAAAGGAGACTTGTTGCACCATCTAGGGTAAAGTCCTTCTTAAGAAATCATAAAACCGATCCTCATATCCAGGCATCTACCAGTACATATGTGTCCACACATCTGATCCCAAAAAATGAAAGTATGAATTGAGATACCTGAACCAACACATTGCACACCATAGATAGCAGCTCTTCACCATGCATGCTCTCTTGTGGATCCAAATCCTTTGAAAGTGGAAGACTTTTACAATACATCTCCACCATTTGTACAGCACAGCCTTCAAGTTCTGAAGAAGCATGGATGAAGTTAAtatcattgaataaaaaaaaaataatagcattgAATAAAAAGCCAATTTAATTAGAATGAAACACATTACAAGgaacaaagaaaatgaagtaGACTACATAACTGGGAACCTTCTACCAAAAAAGAGTTTGCAGGAGACTCAGAAAATAAAGAGGATGCATTGCTGAACACCacaatttaaaagagaaaaacatgatGGAGATTTATGTTTCTGATCACTCTTATGCCATTATGAGGCATTTAAATCCGATGCATGgctacaaaatacaaaatacaagtgTATAGAGCTACACCCAGGGGTTGTGCAGTTTGGATGTGCAAAACATTGTGTGTAGGGTGAGCAAGTGTATGTgtgcaaaagaaacaaaagaaacgcGCACCAAGCACAGGGAGCTTATACATGTTCCCAGCCAACTCCTGAATTTTGAAAATCGTGATTGACTTTCCAAGCACTTTAGTTGGTGCAGTCGCAGAGGAGTCCAAAGTTTTTATCAACTTTGCAAGAAACTCCGTCTTTTTATCTGGAGTTAAGACTTGCAGAAATGCCTCAACATCAGAACTGAAGCTTGCTAAGTGACCAAACctgcattaaaaaaaaggacttcAGCTTAGATGGTCCAAAACTTTCAATGATTTTGCCTATAA
Protein-coding sequences here:
- the LOC118039495 gene encoding N-terminal acetyltransferase B complex auxiliary subunit NAA25: MASKFGLAGGIPERRVRPIWDAIDSRQFKNALKHSTSLLAKCPNSPYALALKSLILERMGKSDEALSVCLNAKELLYKNDSLLMDDLTLSTLQIVFQRLDRLDLATGCYEYACSKFPSNLELMMGLFNCYVREYLFVKQQQTAIKMYKLVGEERFLLWAVCSIQLQVFCGNGGEKLAMLAEGLLKKHVASHSLHEPEALMVYISILEQQEKYGDALEILSGQLGSLLMIEVDKLRIQGRLLARSGDYATSANIYQKILELCPDDWECFLHYLGCLLEDGSSWSKGTNNDPINPPKPEDCKVSQLADEVFHSRISTSLAFVKKLQVDTSNDFIRCPYLATLEIERRKRLHGKGNDDDIVEALMLYFLKFGHLASFSSDVEAFLQVLTPDKKTEFLAKLIKTLDSSATAPTKVLGKSITIFKIQELAGNMYKLPVLELEGCAVQMVEMYCKSLPLSKDLDPQESMHGEELLSMVCNVLVQLFWRTRHLGYFIEAIMVLEFGLTIRRYIWQYKILLLHLYSHLGAISLAYEWYKSLDVKNILMETVSHHILPQMLVSPLWGDLNNLLKDYLRFMDDHFRESADLTFLAYRHRNYSKVIEFVQFKERLQRSNQYLVARVETPILQLKQKADNIEEEEVVLENLNGGVHFVELSNEIGSKTLTFNEDFQSRPWWTPTTEKNYLLGPFEGVSYCPKENLTKEREENVRGVIEKKSLLPRMIYLSIHSASASLKESVEENGSISGSKISSEFKFLLERHAKMLGFSLSDAVEVVMGVSSGVKSFEAFGSDEIDWINFAVFLNAWNLNSHEPLQPNGDQHGRGIWYVVDTLLVKYISEKIKSMESLICSPRVDLPILVQLVTEPLAWHGLVIQSCVRSSLPSGKKKKKGGPVDQHSSLVFNDIRDSIQSLCDIVKEVAKWIRGQIDRPENESVEIILSSLRKKEQDEGPGRVFHVLESLIPSINEAELGDRISQELKTWSPLDVARKIVTGDSALLSQFLNICESKIKSFQALNQQIAQI